The nucleotide window AGACCGAGACGTTGTTGGCCCGCTTGCGGCAGGCGATTCCCGACCTGGTGTTGCGGACGACTTTCATCGTCGGCTTTCCCGGCGAAACGGAAGAGCAATTCAGCGAGTTGATCGAGTTTGTCGGGCAGCAACGCTTCCAGCGGGTGGGCGTGTTCACCTATTCGTTTGAGGCCGACACGCCTTCGGCGAAGATTTCCGATCACCTCGACGAAGAAACCAAGGAAGCCCGCCGCGAGCGGCTGATGGCGGTGCAGCAGGAAGTGGCTTTCGAGTGGAACCAGCGGCAGATCGGCCGGCAGCTCGACGTGCTGATCGACCGCCCTGTGCCGGAAGAGCGGAACGCCTGGATCGGCCGCTCTTATGCCGACGCCCCGGACGTGGACGGCGTGGTTTACGTATCGGGCAAGAAGTTGCGGCCGGGCCAGATCGTGCGATGTGAAATCGTGGCCTCGCAAGAGTACGATCTGATTGCCGCAGCGGTGGGCAAGCCGTATTAATTGTGGCGTAGGCGTCCCGCCTGCCGGTTGTGGTGTGGGCGTCCCGCCTGCCTGCCGGTTTTTCAGCTTCGCGATAAAGGCAACCTATGTCGATCAGCACCAAGACTGAGCCGCGTTCGGCTGTTTTCAACCTGCCGAACCAACTGACGATTTCCCGCCTTGTGCTGGCGGTGGTGCTGTTTGGCCTGATGACGTTCCACTGTTGGCTGACGAGCCTGGTGGTGTTCGTTGTGGCGGCGTCCACCGATTGGCTCGACGGCTACTTTGCCCGCAAATACGGGCTGGTGACGGTGCTGGGCCGAATTCTCGATCCCTTTGTCGACAAGATCATCGTCTGCGGCGCGTTCATCTGCCTGGTGGCCGAGTATCCGCGATCGGGCATTGCCG belongs to Pirellulales bacterium and includes:
- the pgsA gene encoding CDP-diacylglycerol--glycerol-3-phosphate 3-phosphatidyltransferase, with translation MSISTKTEPRSAVFNLPNQLTISRLVLAVVLFGLMTFHCWLTSLVVFVVAASTDWLDGYFARKYGLVTVLGRILDPFVDKIIVCGAFICLVAEYPRSGIAGWMAVVVVGRELLITALRSFLEQRGADFSAAMSGKLKMVVQCIAAGTSLFALSYGDVSLPEWLAYLLPITIWSALALTVYSGIEYIRRAMQLMAP